A window of the Zeugodacus cucurbitae isolate PBARC_wt_2022May chromosome 4, idZeuCucr1.2, whole genome shotgun sequence genome harbors these coding sequences:
- the LOC105214889 gene encoding tektin-1, with protein sequence MLPNMRTRRVVGLHLTGKGYGPQAKIPPKYTEEDWDFNNQVKFRITCDQERLAERIVEESQRIVDETKDTTKSWQREVEHHMRERTSEIRFLLDELNRQKKTAMLEDEALNTYRNRVLNAIEFLKEKSLAINQRCQILREGRIGVDLCDDEVDRCLRRELKVIKGCQCLMDRALKEATEQIRSLRATMYLLDKDLAQKDKSLLIDENNLTLRETQRNLGQGKDLSNLECRYSLGEWQHTTYKNIEDNAKELNSASQLRAYIDLLLKQVCEDMQNQTDRTNEAFERRIAEMKHVKKCLEDKHNDCMTHIHEMQRNIQQLEKELADKQRSLTLCQTRLSNRARRPGLELTCDSVQDALYHEMEALQASICKLNLKINENKASLRYLLHVQIMQEEEINIKANSIKIDEVDCMTIRQALKYQSF encoded by the exons ATGCTGCCGAATATGCGTACACGACGAGTTGTTGGTCTACATTTGACTGGCAAAGGGTATGGTCCTCAAGCGAAAATACCACCGAAGTATACGGAAGAAGACTGGGACTTCAATAATCAAGTGAAATTTCGCATAACCTGCGATCAGGAACGTTTAGCTGAGCGAATTGTGGA GGAATCACAACGGATTGTGGACGAAACCAAAGACACTACTAAAAGCTGGCAGCGTGAAGTTGAGCATCATATGCGCGAGCGTACCAGTGAAATTCGTTTCTTATTGGATGAATTGAATAGGCAAAAGAAAACGGCCATGCTGGAGGATGAAGCGCTCAATACATATCGTAATCGCGTACTCAACGCTATTGAATTTCTGAAAGAGAAATCGTTGGCGATAAATCAGCGTTGTCAGATCCTACGAGAGGGCCGTATTGGTGTAGACTTGTGTGATGACGAGGTGGATCGATGTTTGCGGCGCGAGTTGAAGGTCATTAAAGGTTGTCAGTGTTTAATGGATCGAGCACTGAAGGAGGCGACCGAACAGATACGTAGTCTACGCGCTACAATGTATCTGCTAGATAAGGATTTGGCGCAGAAGGATAAATCTCTTTTAAtcgatgaaaataatttaacactACGAGAGACTCAACGCAATTTGGGTCAAGGAAAGGATCTATCAAATCTAGAATG TCGTTACTCACTGGGCGAGTGGCAACATACAACATACAAGAACATTGAAGACAACGCCAAAGAGTTGAATTCAGCCTCACAGTTGCGCGCTTATATTGATTTGCTGTTGAAGCAGGTGTGCGAGGACATGCAGAATCAAACAGATCGCACCAACGAGGCTTTCGAACGGCGCATTGCCGAAATGAAGCATGTTAAGAAATGTTTGGAGGACAAACATAACGATTGTATGACTCATATACATGAGATGCAACGCAACATACAGCAGCTGGAAAAAGAGCTCGCCGATAAGCAGCGTTCTTTGACTCTCTGTCAGACGCGCTTGAGCAATCGAGCACGTCGTCCTGGCCTTGAGTTGACCTGTGACAGTGTGCAGGATGCGCTCTATCATGAAATGGAGGCCTTGCAGGCGTCAATATGCAAACTCAATCTGAAGATCAATGAAAATAAAGCTTCGTTACGCTATTTGTTACATGTACAGATAATGCAGGAGGAGGAGATCAACATTAAAGCTAACAGTATCAAAATTGACGAAGTTGACTGCATGACCATTAGGCAAGCACTTAAATACCAATCATTCTAA
- the Bre1 gene encoding E3 ubiquitin-protein ligase Bre1, producing the protein MSKRAAEESGGGGSTAGATNLGQPPIKKVHFEPHLIGPVSTLEEMDIKVLEFQNKKLAQRIEQRMRTEAELRHRIEQLEKRQMQDDAVLNVVNRYWNQLNEDIRVLLQRFDAETADESENRNENEVTTSFLIQLSTWDKEELDDKLANRVQVSKRAVAKIVQVIDRIMQRNEKITLALKEGNGVGSGGNANANAEGEDGSDNITNNILPNIDETLKQTHIEIMTENRNLQSLNTSLHEKYHTISLKMKECQDALTAKETENAELKNQIDELQYDLEKVHCRNDKLENHLAEAIEKLKAYHQMHGDPNKSSSSGKGTATANVNSQHYEDLQKDLEEYRELANNRLQELDKLHATHRETLKEVEKLKMDIRQLPESVIVETTEYKCLQSQFSVLYNESMQIKTMLDETRNQLQTSKNQHLRQIEVMESEELIAQKKVRSEMIQMEDVLAQIRKEYETLRIEFEQNMAANEQTAPINREMRHLITSLQNHNLQLKGEVQRYKRKYKDASADNVKLRKEIEDTLAKLEGTKQQPLSAEEVKQEGGNSVKEESAAGGATGATGTGSNESSTAVKDEAGVNVKGDDGDEEMKEQKEGIKQEKSSTGASAISGEKKDAQAAGNTNSNTASGATVAGTPCTATIKIEKDAKDVPKAKDIKVVESEIVRDLKAQLKKALNDQKEMKLLLDMYKGVSKDQRDKVQLMATEKKLRSEIEELRQQLKKIQESKREERKKLADEEAIRKIKQLEEQKYELQKQVASQKPVENAWGATGGTNYTRPFVGSHEEEALLNEMEVTGQAFEDMQEQNSRLIQQLREKDDANFKLMSERIKANQMHNLLREEKQILVDQMSTRDTQIEAMHIVLRKLEEKERSLQATVATIEKELMLRQQAMEMHKRKAIESAQSAADLKLHLEKYHSQMKEAQQVVAEKTSSLEAEAYKTKRLQEELAQFKRKAERMKKIEMAGSTIDEVVLEEIREYKETLTCPSCKVKRKDAVLSKCFHVFCYDCLRTRYETRQRKCPKCNCAFGANDYHRLYLT; encoded by the exons ATGTCGAAACGTGCTGCAGAGGAGTCTGGGGGTGGTGGTAGCACCGCGGGTGCGACAAATCTCGGGCAACCACCTATAAAAAAGGTTCATTTTGAACCGCACCTCATTGGGCCCGTGTCGACACTCGAAGAAATGGATATTAAAGTCCTTgagtttcaaaataaaaagctAGCACAGCGGATCGAACAACGTATGCGTACTGAAGCAGAGTTGAGGCATCGGATTGAACAATTGGAAAAGCGGCAAATGCAAGATGATGCTGTATTGAATGTTGTAAATCGATATTGGAATCAACTAAATGAAGATATACGCGTGCTCTTGCAACGTTTCGATGCTGAAACTGCTGATGAGTCTGAAAATCGCAATGAAAATGAAGTAACCACATCTTTCCTTATACAGCTATCCACATGGGATAAGGAGGAACTTGATGATAAACTTGCTAATCGTGTACAAGTTTCAAAGAGAGCTGTGGCTAAAATTGTACAAGTAATTGATCGCATTATGCAGCGTAATGAGAAGATAACATTAGCTCTAAAAGAAGGAAATGGTGTTGGTAGTGGTGGTAATGCCAATGCGAACGCAGAAGGAGAAGATGGCTCAGATAATATCACGAATAATATTTTGCCAAACATTGATGAGACTTTAAAACAAACTCACATTGAAATTATGACAGAAAACCGAAATCTGCAAAGTTTAAATACTTCATTGCATGAGAAATATCATACAATTTCCTTAAAAATGAAAGAGTGTCAAGATGCTTTGACTGCTAAAGAGACGGAAAACGCAGAGCTTAAGAATCAGATCGATGAGCTACAATATGATTTGGAAAAAGTGCATTGCCGCAACGACAAGTTGGAAAATCATTTGGCTGAAGCCATAGAGAAATTGAAGGCTTATCATCAAATGCATGGAGATCCGAATAAAAGTTCGTCTTCTGGTAAAGGAACTGCCACTGCTAATGTAAACAGTCAACACTACGAAGATTTACAAAAAGATTTAGAAGAATATCGAGAACTTGCAAACAATCGCCTACAGGAATTAGATAAATTGCATGCTACACATCGGGAGACGTTAAAGGAGGTagagaaattaaaaatggaT ATACGTCAATTGCCAGAGTCAGTGATTGTAGAAACCACAGAATACAAATGCTTGCAGTCACAATTCTCAGTTCTATATAATGAATCTATGCAAATAAAAACTATGTTAGATGAAACTCGTAATCAATTGCAAACAAGTAAGAATCAACATTTGCGTCAAATTGAAGTTATGGAAAGCGAGGAGTTGATTGCTCAAAAAAAGGTTCGCAGTGAAATGATACAAATGGAGGATGTGCTGGCTCAGATCCGTAAGGAATACGAAACATTGCGCATTGAATTTGAGCAAAATATGGCTGCTAACGAGCAAACAGCGCCAATCAATAGAGAAATGCGACATTTGATTACTTCCTTACAAAACCATAATTTACAGTTAAAAGGTGAAGTGCAGCGATATAAACGTAAATACAAGGATGCCTCGGCCGATAATGTAAAG cttCGCAAAGAAATAGAAGACACCTTAGCCAAGCTGGAAGGTACAAAACAGCAACCGCTCTCAGCAGAAGAAGTCAAACAGGAGGGTGGAAATTCAGTGAAAGAGGAGAGTGCAGCAGGTGGCGCTACTGGAGCTACTGGTACCGGTTCCAACGAGTCATCAACAGCAGTCAAAGATGAAGCAGGTGTCAACGTAAAAG GGGATGATGGCGATGAGGAAATGAAGGAGCAGAAAGAGGGAATAAAGCAAGAAAAAAGCTCGACAGGAGCCAGTGCAATTTCTGGGGAGAAGAAAGATGCGCAAGCTGCTGGCAATACAAATAGTAATACAGCGAGCGGAGCAACAGTAGCAGGAACGCCATGCACAGCTACTATCAAGATAGAAAAGGACGCTAAAGATGTGCCGAAGGCAAAAGATATAAAAGTAGTTGAATCTGAAATTGTGCGTGATTTAAAGGCACAGCTAAA AAAAGCATTAAATGATCAAAAGGAAATGAAGCTTCTCCTCGATATGTATAAAGGTGTTTCCAAGGATCAACGTGATAAAGTGCAGCTTATGGCAACAGAAAAAAAACTTCGCTCAGAGATCGAGGAATTACGCcaacaattaaagaaaatacaagaaagTAAGAGGGAGGAGCGTAAAAAGTTGGCAGATGAAGAAGCAATACGTAAAATTAAACAACTCGAAGAGCAGAAGTATGAACTGCAAAAACAAGTGGCAAGTCAAAAGCCCGTCGAGAATGCGTGGGGTGCGACTGGTGGAACTAATTATACCCGTCCATTTGTGGGTTCTCACGAAGAGGAAGCTCTATTAAATGAAATGGAAGTAACTGGTCAAGCATTTGAAGATATGCAGGAACAGAACTCTCGTCTAATACAACAACTACGGGAAAAGGATGATGCTAACTTTAAGCTTATGTCGGAACGCATTAAAGCCAACCAGATGCACAATTTATTACGAgaggaaaaacaaatattagtaGATCAAATGTCCACTAGAGATACTCAAATCGAGGCAATGCATATTGTATTACGAAAGTTGGAAGAAAAGGAGCGCAGTCTCCAAGCAACTGTAGCCACTATCGAGAAGGAGTTGATGTTGCGTCAGCAAGCAATGGAAATGCATAAGCGGAAGGCTATTGAGTCCGCCCAGTCAGCAGCAGATTTGAAATTGCATTTAGAAAAGTATCATTCACAAATGAAAGAAGCGCAGCAAGTTGTAGCGGAGAAAACCAGCTCACTTGAGGCAGAGGCTTATAAAACAAAGCGCTTACAGGAAGAACTAGCGCAGTTCAAGCGAAAGGCAGAGCGTATGAAAAAGATTGAAATGGCTGGTAGTACTATTGATGAAGTAGTATTAGAAGAGATCCGTGAATACAAAGAGACTCTCACCTGTCCTTCGTGTAAGGTTAAGCGCAAAGATGCGGTACTGTCGAAATGTTTCCATGTCTTCTGCTATGACTGCTTGCGCACTCGTTACGAAACTAGACAGCGGAAATGCCCTAAATGCAATTGCGCTTTTGGCGCTAACGATTACCATCGCCTCTATTTAACCTAA